The following proteins come from a genomic window of Acinetobacter sp. SAAs474:
- a CDS encoding transposase family protein, with product MYTNSLLPLKAKKLYTLDPELKIYNQEINKRTISIEHIFGRLKTFKILAERYRNRGKRLGLRFNLIAGIYNMKLSRK from the coding sequence GTGTATACGAATAGTCTATTACCATTAAAAGCAAAAAAGCTTTACACATTAGATCCTGAGCTGAAAATTTATAACCAAGAAATAAACAAGAGGACAATCAGCATTGAGCATATATTTGGTCGTTTGAAAACCTTTAAAATTCTTGCTGAGCGATATCGTAATCGAGGAAAAAGACTGGGTTTAAGATTTAATTTAATTGCTGGAATTTATAATATGAAACTGAGTAGAAAATGA
- a CDS encoding sugar transferase, with protein sequence MKRLIDISIALFALLILSPIFIFLCFKVKKQLGAPIFFCQERPGKNGCLFKMIKFRSMRNAVDKNGDPLPDEQRITPFGQKLRSTSLDEMPQLINVLKGDMSIVGPRPQMKEFLEHYTAEQHRRHEVKPGMTGLAQVNGRNHLSWEEKFALDVQYVDNRSTLLDFKIMLKTVKVMLMKEGINAPDQIVGATRFNRQSVSESKTFQK encoded by the coding sequence ATGAAGAGATTAATTGATATTAGTATTGCGTTATTCGCATTACTAATTTTATCGCCTATATTTATTTTTTTATGCTTTAAGGTCAAAAAACAGCTCGGTGCTCCTATTTTCTTTTGTCAAGAACGTCCTGGAAAAAACGGTTGCCTCTTTAAAATGATTAAGTTTCGTTCTATGCGTAATGCGGTTGATAAAAATGGTGATCCATTACCCGACGAACAACGTATTACCCCCTTTGGACAAAAACTACGTTCAACCAGTCTTGATGAAATGCCACAATTGATTAATGTCCTTAAAGGCGATATGAGTATTGTGGGGCCTCGTCCACAAATGAAAGAATTTCTAGAACATTATACTGCAGAGCAACATCGTAGACATGAAGTTAAACCTGGTATGACTGGGCTTGCCCAAGTCAATGGCCGTAATCATCTAAGCTGGGAAGAAAAATTTGCTTTAGATGTTCAATATGTTGATAACCGTTCAACTTTGCTAGATTTTAAAATTATGTTAAAAACAGTCAAAGTAATGTTGATGAAAGAAGGAATTAATGCACCAGACCAAATTGTTGGTGCAACTCGATTCAATCGTCAGTCAGTCTCGGAAAGTAAAACTTTCCAAAAATAG
- the galU gene encoding UTP--glucose-1-phosphate uridylyltransferase GalU, whose product MIKKAILPVAGLGTRFLPASKSIPKEMVTVVDRPAIEYVVKEAVAAGIEHIILVTHSSKVSIENYFDRNFELETILTQKKKFDLLKEITEILPPHVTISSVRQPQPLGLGHAVLCAKDLIGQDDFAVLLPDVLVKDNSEINDLNLMIQRFESSQAAQIMVEAVADHLVDQYGIVDVAEIPPEGRSSVMQGIVEKPAIGSAPSNLSVVGRYILPAKIMSLLAQTPKGAGNEIQLTDAIAMLQQHDVVEAYRMKGQTFDCGSKLGYLKAVLHYGVDHPQLGTAFKSLIQELDH is encoded by the coding sequence ATGATTAAAAAAGCAATTCTTCCAGTCGCTGGACTCGGTACACGATTTCTTCCTGCCAGTAAATCAATTCCTAAAGAAATGGTGACCGTGGTTGATCGCCCTGCGATTGAATATGTAGTCAAAGAAGCTGTTGCAGCAGGTATTGAACATATTATTTTGGTCACGCACTCTTCTAAAGTATCGATTGAAAATTATTTTGATCGTAATTTTGAATTAGAAACTATACTCACACAGAAAAAAAAGTTTGATTTATTAAAAGAAATTACCGAGATTTTGCCGCCACATGTCACCATCAGTAGTGTTCGTCAACCACAGCCTTTGGGCTTGGGACATGCGGTTTTATGTGCCAAAGATCTTATTGGTCAAGATGATTTTGCGGTGTTGTTACCCGATGTTTTGGTGAAAGACAACAGTGAAATCAATGATCTCAATCTAATGATCCAGCGTTTTGAAAGCAGTCAAGCTGCACAAATTATGGTTGAAGCTGTAGCAGATCATTTGGTGGATCAGTATGGCATTGTCGATGTAGCGGAAATTCCGCCAGAAGGTCGTAGTAGCGTAATGCAAGGGATTGTGGAAAAGCCGGCCATCGGTTCTGCACCGTCAAATCTTTCTGTGGTTGGACGCTATATTTTACCTGCCAAAATTATGTCATTATTGGCACAAACGCCTAAAGGTGCGGGCAATGAAATTCAATTGACGGATGCAATTGCCATGTTACAACAGCATGATGTCGTTGAGGCCTATCGAATGAAAGGACAAACATTTGACTGTGGCAGTAAGCTGGGTTATTTAAAAGCAGTGTTACATTATGGAGTTGATCATCCACAATTGGGTACTGCATTTAAAAGCCTGATTCAAGAACTTGATCACTAA
- a CDS encoding nucleotide sugar dehydrogenase, with the protein MKVAIFGQTLYSGVLAALLAECGHLVFWCDLLQKPVLEQAYTQDKAVKHLLDQQQASGFLSYCGFQDIPLDADVYFFSFNPAEELQAIEILTQLTLRPIIHPKLMINASTLGLHGTEKFANILSEDDWVYLPDIIQEGNALQSFTQAKQLVVGCSKPSSEIKIIELLRPIFPRKQHYNFMPVLDAEFTKLSVSGMLATRISYINDLAIVAEKLGIDIEHVRQGMAADSRIGASYLYPGAGFGGENFSHDILTLANTVSDTGTKSQLLAQVWEINEQQKEILFRKLWNYYRGDLSGKTVAIWGASFKENTARIQQSPIHTMLKALWAQGVTVKLHDPQALTEIEQHYGQRADLIYCRNQYDAIQDAHALCLLTAWKQYWSPDYTRLLKEMNHPLILDGRNIYDPQYVKAQGLVYRGVGR; encoded by the coding sequence ATGAAAGTCGCAATATTTGGCCAAACGCTTTATTCTGGTGTATTGGCTGCGCTACTGGCGGAATGTGGTCATTTGGTTTTTTGGTGCGATCTACTCCAAAAACCGGTTTTAGAACAGGCTTATACTCAAGATAAAGCAGTCAAGCATTTACTTGATCAACAACAGGCCAGTGGATTTTTAAGTTATTGCGGCTTTCAGGATATTCCTTTAGATGCTGATGTATATTTCTTTAGTTTTAATCCTGCCGAAGAATTACAAGCGATTGAAATTTTAACACAGTTAACATTAAGACCGATTATTCATCCTAAATTGATGATTAATGCATCTACCTTGGGTTTGCATGGTACAGAAAAATTTGCCAATATCTTATCGGAAGATGACTGGGTGTATTTGCCTGATATTATTCAAGAAGGTAATGCATTACAGAGTTTTACTCAAGCCAAACAATTGGTTGTCGGATGTTCCAAACCATCGAGTGAAATCAAAATAATCGAATTATTACGACCTATTTTTCCACGAAAACAACATTATAATTTTATGCCAGTGCTAGATGCTGAATTTACTAAGCTAAGTGTGTCTGGCATGTTGGCGACACGCATCAGTTATATTAATGACTTGGCAATTGTTGCGGAAAAGTTAGGCATTGATATTGAACATGTGCGTCAAGGTATGGCGGCCGATAGTCGTATTGGTGCTTCATATTTATATCCTGGTGCAGGCTTTGGTGGTGAAAATTTTTCACATGATATTCTGACTTTGGCCAATACTGTCTCTGATACAGGCACTAAAAGTCAGCTACTGGCACAGGTGTGGGAAATTAATGAACAACAGAAAGAAATTTTATTTCGTAAATTGTGGAATTATTACCGTGGTGATTTAAGTGGTAAAACAGTGGCAATCTGGGGTGCGTCTTTTAAAGAAAATACCGCACGTATTCAACAGTCACCGATTCACACCATGTTAAAAGCACTCTGGGCACAGGGTGTAACGGTAAAATTACATGATCCACAAGCGTTAACTGAAATTGAACAACACTATGGCCAGCGTGCCGATTTAATCTATTGCCGAAATCAATATGATGCCATTCAGGATGCACATGCTTTATGTCTATTAACCGCTTGGAAGCAGTATTGGAGTCCAGATTATACGCGGCTATTAAAAGAAATGAATCACCCTTTAATTCTAGATGGGCGTAATATCTATGATCCACAATATGTTAAAGCACAAGGATTGGTCTATCGAGGTGTGGGGCGTTAA
- the pgi gene encoding glucose-6-phosphate isomerase, translating into MSQYKYPYPVETVESVFSDLNHLKQQFEQQHLTTLFAQQPQRFDRFSVDLKPVFFDFSKQRVDATVLKKLVGWAHAQDLTLWIKRLFSSEKINYTEQRAAMHWALRLPSHDHLHGDLAQQVHIQQARMFELVDKIHAGQYRGATGEVIQDVVNIGVGGSDLGPLMVTHALSDFKQATEKPLNIHFVSTIDGSQLSELLHKLRPETTLFIISSKSFSTIDTLSNAQTVRLWLEKSLLLTHQILKHHFIGVSTKPEKMTAWGICPENQFLLWDWVGGRYSLWSCIGLPIALTIGVEGFKQFLAGAYQIDQHFQHAPFEQNIPVLMGLLGAWNNNFLDIQTHAILPYDGRLKYFAAYLQQLEMESNGKSIQRNGQKVPWDTCPIVWGEVGPNAQHAFYQLLHQGTQSVSSDFIAPIQRYNSQQFTYVDNAEALIEQHHLALSNCLAQSRLLAFGNQALAADEVATLAEYKQYTGNQPSSTILLDELNPYSLGMLIAMYEHKVFVQSVLWNINPFDQWGVEKGKEIANHLLPILNGQSRDLSDLDSSTQGLIDKLMGKKHG; encoded by the coding sequence ATGAGTCAGTATAAATATCCCTATCCAGTCGAAACGGTTGAAAGTGTTTTTAGTGATTTAAATCATTTAAAACAACAGTTTGAACAGCAGCATTTGACCACATTATTTGCACAGCAGCCACAGCGTTTTGATCGGTTTTCCGTCGATTTAAAACCGGTATTTTTTGATTTTAGTAAGCAGCGTGTTGATGCGACAGTATTAAAAAAGCTGGTGGGCTGGGCACATGCGCAAGATTTAACCCTTTGGATTAAACGTTTATTTTCATCTGAAAAAATTAACTATACCGAGCAGCGTGCAGCGATGCACTGGGCACTGCGTTTACCATCCCATGATCACTTACATGGTGATCTTGCACAGCAAGTGCATATACAACAAGCACGTATGTTTGAGCTGGTGGATAAAATTCATGCAGGTCAGTATCGAGGCGCTACCGGAGAAGTGATTCAGGATGTGGTCAATATTGGTGTAGGCGGGTCTGATCTCGGTCCACTCATGGTGACACATGCATTGTCTGACTTTAAACAAGCCACTGAAAAACCACTGAATATTCATTTTGTTTCAACCATTGATGGTAGTCAGCTTTCTGAACTGTTGCATAAACTTCGTCCTGAAACCACGTTGTTTATTATTTCTTCAAAATCGTTTAGTACCATTGATACTTTATCAAATGCACAAACCGTACGGCTGTGGTTAGAGAAATCCTTACTCTTAACCCATCAAATTTTAAAACATCACTTTATTGGGGTATCGACCAAACCCGAGAAAATGACGGCATGGGGCATTTGTCCTGAAAATCAATTCTTATTATGGGATTGGGTGGGTGGACGTTATTCACTGTGGTCATGTATTGGTTTACCGATTGCCTTGACCATTGGGGTTGAAGGTTTTAAACAGTTTTTGGCGGGTGCGTATCAGATTGATCAGCATTTTCAGCATGCACCATTTGAGCAGAATATCCCTGTATTGATGGGATTACTGGGCGCGTGGAACAATAATTTTTTAGATATTCAGACCCATGCTATTTTACCTTATGATGGTCGCTTAAAGTATTTTGCAGCGTATTTACAGCAGCTTGAAATGGAATCGAATGGTAAATCCATTCAACGCAATGGTCAAAAAGTCCCATGGGATACCTGTCCGATTGTATGGGGAGAAGTTGGCCCGAATGCACAGCATGCTTTTTATCAGTTATTGCATCAAGGTACACAGTCGGTCAGTAGCGATTTTATTGCACCGATACAACGTTATAATAGTCAGCAATTTACCTATGTTGATAATGCTGAGGCATTAATAGAGCAACACCATTTGGCATTGTCCAACTGTTTGGCACAGTCTCGTTTATTGGCCTTTGGTAATCAAGCATTGGCAGCCGATGAAGTTGCTACACTTGCAGAGTATAAACAATATACAGGTAACCAGCCGAGTAGTACGATTTTATTGGATGAATTAAATCCTTATAGCTTGGGTATGTTGATTGCGATGTATGAACATAAAGTATTTGTACAATCGGTATTATGGAATATCAACCCATTTGATCAATGGGGTGTTGAAAAAGGTAAAGAAATAGCCAACCATTTATTGCCAATTTTAAATGGACAAAGTCGTGATCTATCTGATTTGGACAGCTCGACACAAGGCTTAATTGATAAATTAATGGGGAAAAAGCATGGCTAA
- the galE gene encoding UDP-glucose 4-epimerase GalE: MAKILVTGGAGYIGSHTCVELLNAGHDVIVLDNLSNSSEQSLQRVQQLTAKSLEFIHGDILDAALLDQIFHRQSIDAVIHFAGLKAVGESQQLPLKYFENNIAGSISLVKAMERANVFKLVFSSSATVYDEANCSPLNEHMPTGMPSNNYGYTKLIVEQLLEKLAIADSRWSIALLRYFNPVGAHKSGKIGEDPQGIPNNLMPYVTQVAVGRREKLTIFGNDYDTIDGTGVRDYIHVVDLANAHLCALQNRLTTVGCRAWNIGTGHGSSVLQVKNTFEQVSGVKIPFEFAARRAGDVATSFADNTRAIAELAWQPQYQLEDMLADSWNWQQQNPMGYQSTSD; the protein is encoded by the coding sequence ATGGCTAAAATTTTAGTAACGGGTGGCGCAGGCTATATTGGTTCCCATACTTGTGTAGAACTGTTAAATGCAGGTCACGATGTGATCGTGTTGGATAATTTATCGAATAGCTCAGAGCAATCATTACAACGTGTGCAGCAGTTAACAGCAAAAAGCCTGGAATTTATCCATGGTGATATTCTGGATGCAGCACTTTTAGATCAAATTTTTCATCGTCAGTCGATTGATGCCGTGATTCATTTTGCGGGTTTAAAAGCTGTAGGTGAAAGTCAGCAATTACCGCTTAAATACTTTGAAAATAATATCGCAGGTTCGATTAGTCTCGTCAAAGCGATGGAGCGGGCAAATGTATTTAAATTGGTGTTTAGCTCCTCGGCAACGGTCTATGATGAAGCCAACTGTTCACCGTTAAATGAACATATGCCAACAGGGATGCCAAGTAATAACTATGGTTATACCAAATTAATTGTGGAGCAACTGTTAGAAAAACTGGCGATAGCAGATTCGCGTTGGTCGATTGCCTTATTACGTTATTTTAATCCGGTTGGCGCACATAAAAGCGGTAAAATTGGTGAAGATCCACAAGGTATTCCAAATAATCTCATGCCTTATGTAACACAGGTTGCAGTCGGTCGTCGTGAAAAACTGACGATTTTTGGTAATGATTATGACACCATTGATGGGACTGGTGTACGTGATTATATTCATGTGGTTGACTTGGCCAATGCCCATCTGTGTGCATTGCAAAATCGTTTAACGACGGTAGGATGCCGAGCATGGAATATTGGTACGGGTCATGGATCATCGGTACTACAAGTCAAAAATACCTTTGAACAGGTGAGTGGTGTCAAGATTCCCTTTGAATTTGCTGCACGTCGTGCCGGTGATGTAGCAACATCTTTTGCCGATAATACTCGTGCTATAGCGGAATTGGCTTGGCAGCCGCAATATCAGCTCGAAGATATGCTTGCAGATAGCTGGAATTGGCAACAGCAAAATCCAATGGGCTATCAAAGCACATCAGATTGA